A region of Kribbella sp. NBC_01245 DNA encodes the following proteins:
- a CDS encoding FABP family protein produces MAFEIPQDLHPDLMPLAWLLGRWEGRGHGEYPTIDKFEFGQQIDFSHNGKPYLHYVSQTYIVGEDGTKQRPLAVETGFWRPKPEGKLEVVLAHPTGFAEVWYGEIDGAKIEMRTDVVARTATAKEVSAGHRLYGLVKGELMWAYDMAAEGHQLQPHLWATLIRA; encoded by the coding sequence ATGGCCTTCGAGATCCCGCAGGACCTGCACCCCGACCTGATGCCGCTCGCGTGGCTGCTCGGTCGCTGGGAGGGCCGCGGCCACGGTGAGTACCCGACCATCGACAAATTCGAGTTCGGGCAGCAGATCGACTTCAGCCACAACGGCAAGCCCTACCTGCACTACGTCAGCCAGACCTACATCGTCGGCGAGGACGGCACGAAGCAGCGCCCGCTCGCGGTCGAGACCGGCTTCTGGCGGCCGAAGCCCGAGGGCAAGCTCGAGGTCGTGCTGGCCCATCCGACCGGCTTCGCCGAGGTTTGGTACGGCGAGATCGACGGCGCCAAGATCGAGATGCGCACGGACGTCGTCGCGCGCACGGCCACGGCCAAAGAGGTCAGCGCCGGCCACCGGCTGTACGGCTTGGTCAAGGGCGAGCTGATGTGGGCGTACGACATGGCCGCCGAAGGCCACCAGTTGCAGCCCCACCTCTGGGCCACCCTGATCCGCGCCTAA
- a CDS encoding choice-of-anchor P family protein, translating to MRPRIGYKKLVVAGAVAAVGVASTIALTSGSATAAQKFGYSGFAHGTYVFTGLADSGPQVSSQHACTTKVGIHETNDLATANVNRQAIARTVKTQTNTVNDKRGNGSITKATAVDVKLGNLLTLKGVENWSSAVNKNGKFEASAGTKILAIKIGSVTVPNLIKADPNTKVSVPGLGFIVLNYQKLSTTSSSATANSAAVLIHSTIKNKFLPKGATVAVLLTKAEVGGPVSGVLRGKAYGTEVKVGDLVKSSPTSLQTLCITTGGKSHTQGVAEVKVPGLAYAGAVTTTKRGTTTADSATAEMNAKTGRVTIGSGDHKIVVEAVTSWAKASKTTGTHTQLWAGSKVLSIRVGDKVIPVPQGVNKTVNVLDIASLTFNKVEKRGSSISVTALVVRVKALNTTVKIAYSEAAVVG from the coding sequence CGACCCCGCATCGGATACAAGAAGCTGGTCGTCGCCGGCGCAGTTGCCGCCGTTGGCGTAGCTTCGACGATTGCCTTGACGTCGGGTTCTGCCACCGCCGCGCAGAAGTTCGGTTACAGCGGCTTCGCGCACGGCACCTACGTCTTCACCGGTCTGGCTGACAGTGGCCCGCAGGTTTCGTCTCAGCACGCCTGCACCACCAAGGTCGGCATCCACGAGACGAACGACCTGGCCACGGCCAACGTCAACCGTCAGGCGATCGCGCGCACCGTGAAGACCCAGACGAACACGGTGAACGACAAGCGGGGCAATGGCTCCATCACCAAGGCGACCGCTGTCGATGTCAAGCTGGGCAACCTGCTCACGCTGAAGGGCGTCGAGAACTGGTCTTCGGCCGTCAACAAGAACGGCAAGTTCGAGGCCAGCGCCGGCACCAAGATCCTCGCGATCAAGATCGGCAGCGTCACCGTGCCGAACCTGATCAAGGCCGACCCGAACACCAAGGTTTCGGTTCCGGGCCTCGGCTTCATCGTGCTGAACTACCAGAAGCTGTCGACGACGTCGTCCAGCGCGACCGCGAACTCGGCGGCCGTTCTGATCCATTCGACGATCAAGAACAAGTTCCTGCCGAAGGGCGCGACGGTCGCCGTTCTGCTCACCAAGGCCGAGGTCGGTGGCCCGGTCAGTGGTGTGCTGCGCGGTAAGGCTTACGGCACCGAGGTCAAGGTTGGCGACCTGGTGAAGTCCAGCCCGACGTCGCTGCAGACCCTCTGCATCACGACCGGCGGCAAGTCGCACACGCAGGGCGTCGCCGAGGTGAAGGTCCCGGGTCTGGCTTACGCCGGCGCGGTCACCACCACCAAGCGCGGCACCACCACGGCTGACAGCGCGACGGCCGAGATGAACGCCAAGACGGGTCGAGTCACGATCGGCAGTGGCGATCACAAGATCGTCGTCGAGGCCGTGACCTCCTGGGCCAAGGCCTCCAAGACCACGGGTACCCACACGCAGCTGTGGGCCGGGTCGAAGGTTCTGTCGATCCGCGTCGGTGACAAGGTCATCCCGGTTCCGCAGGGCGTCAACAAGACGGTCAACGTGCTGGACATCGCCTCGCTGACCTTCAACAAGGTCGAGAAGCGCGGCAGCAGCATCTCCGTCACGGCCCTCGTGGTTCGGGTCAAGGCGCTGAACACCACTGTGAAGATCGCCTACTCCGAGGCCGCTGTCGTCGGCTGA
- the dtd gene encoding D-aminoacyl-tRNA deacylase, which produces MRAVVQRVSQASVTVEGEVVGAIDRPGLLVLVGVTHDDTAEIATALAAKIWTLRILKGERSCADEQAPILAISQFTLYADTRKGRRPSWSAAAAGPVSEPLYDAFCDALKTLGAEVARGRFGAHMDVALVNDGPVTLILDS; this is translated from the coding sequence ATGAGAGCCGTCGTACAGCGTGTCAGCCAGGCATCCGTCACCGTCGAGGGCGAGGTGGTCGGTGCGATCGATCGGCCGGGGCTGCTCGTCCTGGTGGGCGTGACCCACGACGACACCGCCGAAATCGCGACCGCCCTCGCCGCGAAGATCTGGACCCTGCGCATCCTCAAAGGCGAGCGCTCTTGCGCCGACGAGCAGGCCCCGATCCTCGCGATCAGCCAGTTCACCTTGTACGCCGATACGCGCAAGGGTCGTCGGCCATCCTGGTCCGCCGCCGCGGCAGGGCCCGTCTCGGAACCTCTGTACGACGCGTTCTGCGACGCGCTCAAGACCCTCGGCGCCGAGGTGGCTCGCGGCCGCTTCGGCGCCCACATGGACGTGGCCCTCGTCAACGACGGCCCGGTCACCCTGATCCTCGACAGCTGA
- a CDS encoding 3-keto-5-aminohexanoate cleavage protein, which yields MTTMITVAPTGAETAKADCPALPTTLDELVETAKRCEAAGAAMIHIHIRDAEHRPTLDLGRLTETVAAVRENSALIVQLSTGGAVTDPFEHRLRVLDAAPDSCSLTMGTVNFGDDVFMNPWPFVTELYRLTQEREIVPEFELFDLGHVAALHRLLDKFGLPYGGKVHCDLVMGVPGGMPGTPQALVAAVNGLPSAVTSWSATGVGRTTLPVALAALSMGGHLRVGMEDTLTLAKGKPVTHNADLVERAATLATLAQRPPMAPDEARTLLNPKAV from the coding sequence ATGACGACGATGATCACCGTGGCTCCCACTGGTGCCGAGACGGCCAAGGCCGACTGCCCGGCGCTGCCGACGACGCTCGACGAGCTGGTGGAAACCGCCAAGCGCTGCGAGGCGGCCGGCGCGGCGATGATCCACATCCACATCCGGGACGCCGAGCACCGGCCGACGCTGGACCTGGGCCGGCTGACCGAGACCGTCGCGGCCGTCCGGGAGAACAGCGCGCTGATCGTGCAGCTCTCGACCGGTGGTGCCGTCACGGACCCGTTCGAGCACCGCCTCCGGGTGCTCGACGCCGCTCCCGACTCCTGCTCGCTGACGATGGGCACGGTCAACTTCGGCGATGACGTCTTCATGAACCCCTGGCCGTTCGTGACCGAGCTCTACCGGCTGACCCAGGAGCGCGAGATCGTGCCGGAGTTCGAGCTGTTCGATCTCGGGCACGTGGCCGCGTTGCACCGGCTGCTGGACAAGTTCGGTCTGCCGTACGGCGGCAAGGTGCACTGCGACCTGGTGATGGGCGTGCCCGGCGGGATGCCCGGCACTCCGCAGGCATTGGTTGCCGCGGTCAACGGTCTGCCCTCGGCGGTGACGTCGTGGTCGGCAACGGGCGTCGGCCGGACAACCCTGCCGGTGGCGCTCGCGGCGCTGTCGATGGGCGGTCACCTGCGCGTCGGCATGGAGGACACCCTCACCCTGGCCAAGGGCAAGCCCGTGACCCACAACGCCGACCTGGTCGAGCGCGCCGCAACGCTCGCCACTCTGGCCCAACGCCCGCCGATGGCCCCCGACGAGGCTCGTACTCTCCTTAATCCGAAGGCCGTCTAG
- a CDS encoding response regulator transcription factor — MGVNDIRVVLADDHPVVRAGLTALLSSLPGIEVVGVATTGREAVREVVTTKPDVAVLDLQMPDLDGFAATREIARVAPEVAVLALTMFEDDDSVFAAMRAGARGYLVKGAEQEEIARAIRAVAAGEAIFGPGVARRVLGFFAAPPAPAEPFPELTAREREILDLLAAGLPNAAIGQQLGLASKTVANNVSTIFTKLQVADRAQAIIQARNAGLGNPDVRGR, encoded by the coding sequence ATGGGAGTGAACGACATCAGGGTGGTGCTTGCGGACGACCATCCGGTGGTCCGCGCCGGGCTGACGGCGTTGCTGTCGTCATTGCCCGGGATCGAGGTGGTCGGGGTCGCGACCACCGGTCGCGAGGCGGTGCGCGAGGTCGTCACCACGAAACCCGATGTGGCCGTGCTCGATCTGCAGATGCCCGATCTCGACGGGTTCGCGGCGACTCGCGAGATCGCCCGGGTGGCGCCCGAGGTGGCGGTGCTGGCGTTGACGATGTTCGAGGACGACGACTCCGTGTTCGCGGCGATGCGTGCGGGGGCGCGGGGCTACCTGGTCAAGGGTGCCGAGCAGGAGGAGATCGCTCGCGCGATCCGGGCGGTCGCGGCCGGTGAGGCAATCTTCGGCCCGGGCGTCGCGCGCCGGGTGCTCGGCTTTTTCGCCGCTCCGCCGGCACCCGCCGAACCGTTCCCCGAGCTGACGGCCCGCGAACGCGAGATCCTCGACCTGCTGGCCGCCGGGTTGCCGAACGCGGCGATCGGGCAGCAACTCGGCCTGGCCTCGAAAACCGTCGCGAACAACGTCTCCACGATCTTCACCAAACTCCAGGTCGCCGACCGGGCCCAGGCCATCATCCAGGCCCGCAACGCCGGCCTCGGCAATCCCGATGTTCGTGGGCGGTAA
- a CDS encoding sensor histidine kinase, whose product MTAGKRVLAGGLGTFAVLEVAAAVVLCLVVSWTWQDALESFVVTNGLMGLTFAVCGAVIAWHRPSNPIGWLFVADGIGHATTAAGAPLVQALHDGAAPMVAQRLALTVFQWSWPWSIGLFLPLALLLFPDGRLPSRRWRPVAIGIVVTAPLFVLEMGTSPDKPFEDGPRGYFTLSSYDAWQPLWTATEIRGLLVFLLAIIALVLRYRRASETGRRQLLWLLLAAVIVLAFMTPWSLVAGTPILVLLAIPLVPIAVAVAIVRHQLLDIRLVVSRALAWALLSIVAVGSYIALVAVLDSFISSQLGRSAAVTVIVALLIAPVLPRLQRLVDRAMYGDRRDPARVASRVGEQLSTNPAGGMHGVVAAVRSALRLPYVAVEADRSILAEDGVAGTVVPVDLEYGGTAVGSLLVGLRRGESELSTADRNVLSLVAVPLAVAVQATRLSAELQTSRERLVAAREEERRRLRRDLHDGLGPTLTGIAFTADAAANLVSTDAARSTELLSMLRTDARTAIADVRRLVDDLRPPALDELGLAGALRQRADQLSWRADGASVTVEVSAEGLPALPAALEVAAYRIATEALTNVVRHSRATNAVLALRCGAELEIEVTDDGPPNGAWKPGVGLQAMRERAAELGGRFEAGPSEHGGRVRATLPLVKS is encoded by the coding sequence ATGACGGCCGGCAAGCGAGTGCTAGCGGGCGGCCTCGGGACTTTCGCCGTCCTCGAGGTCGCGGCAGCGGTCGTTCTGTGCCTGGTGGTCTCGTGGACCTGGCAGGACGCGCTCGAGAGCTTCGTCGTGACCAACGGTCTGATGGGCCTGACCTTCGCCGTCTGCGGCGCGGTGATCGCCTGGCACCGCCCGTCGAACCCGATCGGCTGGCTGTTCGTGGCCGACGGCATCGGCCACGCCACCACCGCCGCCGGCGCACCGCTGGTCCAGGCCCTGCACGACGGCGCCGCGCCGATGGTGGCGCAACGACTGGCACTGACGGTGTTCCAGTGGTCTTGGCCGTGGTCGATCGGGCTGTTCCTGCCGCTCGCGCTCCTCCTCTTCCCGGACGGACGCCTGCCCTCGCGCCGCTGGCGACCCGTTGCCATCGGCATCGTCGTGACCGCGCCCCTCTTCGTACTAGAGATGGGGACGAGCCCTGACAAGCCGTTCGAGGACGGTCCCCGCGGCTACTTCACCCTCTCGTCGTACGACGCCTGGCAGCCGCTGTGGACCGCGACCGAGATTCGCGGCCTGCTCGTCTTCCTGCTCGCGATCATCGCTCTCGTACTGCGCTACCGCCGGGCCTCGGAAACCGGCCGCCGCCAGCTGCTCTGGCTGCTCCTGGCGGCAGTGATCGTGCTTGCGTTCATGACGCCCTGGTCGCTGGTGGCCGGCACTCCGATCCTGGTGCTGCTGGCGATTCCGCTGGTGCCGATCGCGGTGGCAGTGGCGATCGTCCGGCATCAACTGCTGGACATTCGCCTGGTCGTATCCCGCGCGCTTGCCTGGGCGCTGCTCTCGATAGTTGCCGTCGGCTCCTATATTGCCCTGGTCGCCGTCCTGGACTCGTTCATCTCGTCCCAGCTCGGCCGATCCGCCGCCGTGACCGTGATCGTCGCCCTGCTGATCGCACCCGTCCTGCCTCGCCTGCAGCGACTGGTCGACCGAGCGATGTACGGCGACCGCCGCGATCCCGCCCGCGTCGCCTCCCGCGTTGGCGAGCAGCTCTCCACCAACCCGGCCGGCGGTATGCACGGTGTCGTCGCGGCCGTCCGTTCCGCCCTGAGACTGCCGTACGTCGCAGTCGAGGCGGACAGGTCGATCCTGGCCGAGGACGGGGTGGCCGGCACTGTGGTTCCAGTGGATCTCGAGTACGGCGGGACCGCCGTCGGCTCATTGCTGGTGGGACTCCGCCGAGGTGAATCCGAGTTGTCCACAGCCGATCGGAACGTGCTCTCCCTGGTCGCCGTACCGCTGGCGGTTGCCGTGCAAGCGACGCGCCTGTCCGCGGAGCTGCAGACGTCCCGGGAACGGCTCGTCGCCGCCCGCGAGGAAGAACGTCGTCGGCTCCGACGGGATCTCCACGACGGACTCGGTCCCACCTTGACCGGTATCGCGTTCACCGCGGACGCTGCCGCCAACCTGGTTTCCACTGACGCCGCACGGTCGACGGAGTTGCTGAGCATGTTGCGAACGGATGCCCGCACCGCGATTGCCGACGTACGACGCCTGGTCGACGATCTGCGGCCGCCCGCGCTGGACGAGCTCGGGTTGGCCGGCGCCTTGCGGCAGCGGGCGGATCAGCTGTCCTGGCGAGCGGATGGCGCTTCGGTCACGGTCGAGGTATCAGCCGAGGGGTTGCCCGCGTTACCGGCCGCGCTGGAGGTTGCGGCGTACCGGATCGCCACCGAGGCGCTGACCAACGTCGTACGGCATTCGCGCGCCACGAACGCCGTACTGGCACTGCGGTGTGGTGCCGAGCTGGAGATCGAGGTCACCGATGACGGGCCGCCGAACGGCGCGTGGAAACCGGGTGTCGGGCTGCAGGCCATGCGCGAGCGGGCGGCGGAGCTGGGCGGCCGGTTCGAGGCCGGGCCGTCGGAGCATGGCGGCCGGGTGCGGGCAACGCTGCCGCTGGTGAAGTCGTGA
- a CDS encoding DsrE family protein, with amino-acid sequence MSRTLVIKLTAGSDEAERANQAFTVAASALASGAPVSLWLTGEAVWFAVPGRAEQFDLPHAAPLSDLLAAVLAGGTLTVCTQCAKRRELSEADLLPGVRVAGAPTFTEEILTPDAQAIVY; translated from the coding sequence ATGTCGCGCACCCTGGTGATCAAACTGACCGCAGGCTCGGACGAGGCGGAGCGGGCCAACCAGGCCTTCACCGTCGCCGCCTCGGCCCTCGCCTCCGGAGCACCCGTCTCGCTCTGGCTCACCGGCGAGGCGGTCTGGTTCGCCGTGCCCGGACGGGCGGAGCAGTTCGACCTGCCGCATGCGGCGCCGCTGAGTGACTTGCTGGCGGCGGTGCTGGCTGGAGGCACGCTGACCGTTTGCACCCAGTGCGCGAAGAGGCGGGAGCTGAGCGAGGCGGATCTGCTCCCCGGCGTGCGCGTCGCCGGGGCGCCTACGTTCACCGAGGAGATCCTCACCCCGGACGCTCAGGCCATCGTTTACTAG
- a CDS encoding molybdopterin-dependent oxidoreductase has translation MKLPSPPSEDSFSSPLHHPRVATVLGRWLGIAVLVCFVTGLLSHWQQETPAWLTIPSRPASFYRFTQGLHVASGLVSVPLLLAKLWTVYPKLFAKPPSFKAFGEILERLSILVLVSAVALEVFIGFLNTLQWYPWPFPFRQTHYALAWVIVGALLVHVAVKLPLIVTHWRRPTPLPEATTGISRRTLFRTVAGAGALVGLTAVGQSVPALGPVAVLAPRRPGIGPQGLPVNRTAKDAGVIAQALSPDWRLTVAGPRELTYSLDQLRALIQHGSDLPIACVEGWSQGASWEGVRVRDLLRLCGADVGARVRVVSLERGGFYGTSELPPQFAADPLTLLALRVNGEILDLDHGFPARIIAPNRPGVLQTKWVHRLEVL, from the coding sequence ATGAAGCTGCCGTCTCCTCCGAGCGAGGACTCGTTCTCGTCGCCACTGCATCACCCCCGGGTTGCGACCGTGCTGGGGCGCTGGCTCGGGATCGCCGTACTGGTGTGCTTTGTGACCGGCCTGCTGAGCCATTGGCAGCAGGAGACGCCCGCCTGGTTGACGATTCCCAGCCGACCCGCGTCGTTCTATCGCTTCACCCAAGGCCTACACGTCGCGTCCGGCCTGGTGTCCGTGCCGCTGTTGCTCGCCAAGCTTTGGACCGTCTATCCGAAGCTGTTCGCGAAACCGCCTAGTTTCAAGGCCTTCGGGGAGATCCTCGAACGCCTGTCAATCCTCGTACTCGTCTCCGCCGTCGCGCTCGAGGTCTTCATAGGCTTTCTCAACACGCTGCAGTGGTACCCGTGGCCGTTCCCCTTCCGCCAGACGCATTACGCCTTGGCCTGGGTGATCGTCGGCGCGTTACTGGTCCACGTCGCGGTGAAGCTGCCGCTGATCGTCACCCACTGGCGTCGACCGACTCCCTTGCCCGAAGCAACGACCGGGATCAGCCGGCGTACGTTGTTCCGGACGGTCGCGGGCGCTGGCGCCTTGGTAGGCCTCACCGCCGTCGGCCAGTCGGTACCAGCGCTCGGCCCGGTCGCCGTACTCGCTCCTCGTCGTCCGGGCATCGGCCCACAAGGGCTGCCGGTCAACCGGACGGCAAAGGACGCCGGCGTGATCGCCCAGGCCCTGTCGCCGGATTGGCGTTTGACCGTTGCCGGGCCGCGCGAGCTGACGTACTCGCTCGACCAGTTGAGGGCGCTGATCCAGCACGGCTCGGACTTGCCGATTGCCTGCGTGGAGGGCTGGAGCCAGGGCGCCAGCTGGGAGGGCGTCCGGGTTCGGGACCTGCTGCGGTTGTGCGGCGCCGACGTGGGGGCCCGCGTCCGGGTGGTGTCGCTCGAACGCGGAGGCTTCTACGGAACCAGCGAACTCCCGCCACAGTTCGCCGCCGATCCCCTGACGCTTCTCGCCTTGCGGGTCAACGGCGAGATCCTCGACCTGGATCACGGCTTCCCGGCCCGGATCATCGCGCCGAACCGGCCGGGCGTACTGCAGACGAAGTGGGTCCACCGCCTGGAGGTGCTGTGA